The following coding sequences lie in one Arachis ipaensis cultivar K30076 chromosome B05, Araip1.1, whole genome shotgun sequence genomic window:
- the LOC107641609 gene encoding protein TORNADO 2 (The sequence of the model RefSeq protein was modified relative to this genomic sequence to represent the inferred CDS: added 53 bases not found in genome assembly), which translates to MALSNNVIGGINLVAVILSIPIIGAGIWLTNEPADSCVKFLQWPVIILGILVLVVALAGLVGAFFRIPCLLISYLVAMLVLIVLLVIMVVFVYMVTIRGHGVIEPNRAYLEYHLDDFSSFLRRRVRSSFKWDQIRACLSSSNMCADLNQRFRMPQDFFNAHLTPMQSGCCKPPTLCGYTFVNPTYWISPINSAEDMDCLQWSNDQTQLCYACDSCKAGLLAHLRKEWKRANVILIISIVALIIIYLVGFCAFRNANTEDLFRRYKQGYT; encoded by the exons ATGGCACTCAGCAACAATGTGATCGGAGGCATAAACCTAGTGGCGGTGATACTCTCAATCCCCATAATCGGCGCCGGCATATGGCTAACAAACGAGCCAGCAGACTCGTGCGTGAAG GGCAGGTCTGGTCGGAGCCTTCTTCAGGATCCCCTGCCTCCTTATATCGTACCTGGTAGCCATGCTCGTGCTCATAGTGTTGCTGGTCATCATGGTGGTGTTTGTGTACATGGTCACCATTCGTGGCCATGGAGTGATAGAACCCAACCGTGCTTACTTGGAGTACCATCTGGACGATTTCTCTTCGTTCCTAAGAAGACGGGTGAGAAGCTCCTTCAAATGGGACCAGATCAGAGCCTGCCTTAGCTCCAGTAACATGTGTGCCGACCTCAATCAGAGATTCCGAATGCCTCAGGATTTCTTCAACGCACATCTTACACCAATGCAG TCAGGGTGTTGTAAGCCCCCAACACTATGTGGGTACACGTTTGTGAATCCAACGTATTGGATAAGCCCGATAAACAGTGCGGAGGACATGGATTGCCTTCAGTGGAGCAACGACCAAACACAACTTTGCTATGCGTGTGACTCCTGCAAGGCTGGTTTGTTGGCTCATCTCAGGAAGGAGTGGAAGAGGGCCAATGTCATTTTGATCATCTCCATCGTTGCATTAATCATCATATATTTGGTTGGCTTTTGTGCTTTTAGAAATGCTAACACTGAGGATCTCTTCCGCAGATACAAACAAGGCTACACTTAG
- the LOC107642327 gene encoding RING-H2 finger protein ATL52-like has protein sequence MASLGNPRTWVPYVNSKDCSQGFCSLYCPQWCYTVYPPPPPPPFEFPDEDSGPNFSPLVIAIIGVLASAFLLVSYYTIISKYCGRRESSSAEHEEEVTNVEILEDNHNPSLHEPWHASTTGLDEALIKTITVCKYKKGEGLVEVTDCSVCLSEFQDGESIRLLPKCSHAFHILCIDTWLKSHSNCPLCRATLFTFNAAVPFHPLPPASQVLELPSSARNEGSSENVVHVDENVYNGTRESDELLDVVLDEGVLNGNREVPKTNNAFRALSDLGNLRGRHVEIRDEDYYESIRRSVSMDHSFQNGVTLSVADVLHMNHDQDSNEEVGTSKRSSSSMGESSKSSYRRRVLHCVLSPISMKRSFSSGRFSLSGRNGRGRQGILPL, from the coding sequence ATGGCATCTCTTGGCAACCCAAGAACTTGGGTTCCATATGTGAACAGCAAAGACTGTTCTCAAGGATTTTGCAGCTTGTACTGTCCACAGTGGTGTTATACAGTGTACcctccacctcctcctcctccatttGAATTCCCTGATGAAGATTCAGGTCCGAATTTCTCACCTCTTGTTATTGCAATCATTGGAGTGTTGGCAAGTGCTTTTCTCCTTGTGAGTTACTACACCATAATTTCCAAGTACTGTGGCAGAAGAGAATCATCCTCAGCAGAACATGAAGAAGAAGTAacaaatgttgagattttggaagACAACCACAACCCTTCACTCCATGAGCCATGGCATGCCTCAACAACAGGTCTAGATGAGGCACTCATCAAGACCATAACTGTTTGCAAGTACAAGAAAGGCGAAGGACTCGTTGAGGTAACGGATTGTTCCGTTTGCCTCAGCGAGTTCCAAGATGGCGAGAGCATTCGGCTCTTGCCAAAGTGTAGCCATGCTTTTCACATTCTTTGCATTGATACATGGCTCAAGTCTCACTCCAATTGCCCTCTTTGCCGCGCCACGCTTTTCACCTTCAATGCTGCAGTGCCATTTCATCCGCTGCCGCCGGCATCCCAAGTGTTGGAACTACCTTCTTCAGCAAGAAATGAAGGTTCTTCTGAGAATGTGGTTCATGTAGATGAAAATGTGTATAATGGAACAAGGGAGAGTGATGAGTTATTGGATGTGGTGTTGGACGAAGGTGTACTGAATGGTAACAGAGAAGTTCCAAAGACTAATAATGCATTCAGAGCTCTCAGTGACTTGGGGAATTTGAGGGGAAGGCATGTTGAGATTAGAGATGAGGATTACTATGAATCAATAAGAAGATCAGTGTCTATGGACCATTCCTTTCAAAATGGTGTTACACTTTCAGTAGCTGATGTTCTTCACATGAATCATGATCAAGATTCAAATGAAGAAGTTGGCACTTCAAAgagatcatcatcatcaatggGTGAAAGTAGCAAATCAAGCTATAGAAGAAGGGTGTTGCATTGTGTTCTGAGTCCAATTTCAATGAAGAGATCATTCTCAAGTGGAAGATTCTCTCTTAGTGGAAGAAATGGCAGGGGAAGGCAGGGGATTTTACCTTTATGA
- the LOC107642326 gene encoding 29 kDa ribonucleoprotein, chloroplastic isoform X1: MAATLESALSIFASHSHRFSNNNTRLSPNLSSLSFSFNASTPRSFSFLCSTLQEAQPHTPTTQEQPKNVKKKLYVFNLPWSMSVADIKDLFGQCGTVTDVEIIKNKQGKSRGFAFVTMASGEEALAVVHKFNSHQISGREIRIELAKRFKKPPPPPPPSPSPPASETRHVVYVANLAWKVRSPVLRQFFTDNFKTPVSSRVVFDSPAGRSAGYGFVSFLTKEDAEAAISALDGKELMERPLRLKLSEKKVKAAPTERDEDQAPELDQEKLKEAETEKEEIHDSDAQLEQS, from the exons ATGGCAGCAACATTAGAATCAGCACTCTCCATATTCGCATCTCACTCTCACCGTTTCTCCAACAACAACACTCGTCTCTCTCCaaacctctcttctctctccttctctttcaATGCCTCCACACCAAGATCATTCTCCTTCCTCTGCTCCACATTGCAAGAAGCACAACCACACACACCTACAACTCAGGAACAACCCAAGAACGTCAAGAAGAAGCTCTATGTCTTCAACTTACCTTGGTCTATGTCCGTTGCTGACATCAAAGACCTGTTTGGCCAATGCGGGACTGTAACAGACGTCGAG ATCATAAAGAACAAACAAGGCAAGAGCAGGGGTTTTGCCTTCGTTACTATGGCTTCAGGGGAAGAGGCTCTTGCTGTCGTTCACAAGTTCAATTCTCAT CAAATATCAGGAAGGGAAATAAGGATAGAgcttgccaagagattcaagaagcCGCCGCCTCCTCCTCCACCGTCTCCGAGTCCCCCTGCCAGCGAGACACGTCACGTGGTATATGTAGCCAACCTTGCATGGAAAGTAAGATCACCCGTTCTCAGACAATTCTTCACTGATAATTTCAAAACCCCAGTTTCGTCCAGGGTTGTCTTTGACAGCCCTGCCGGAAGATCTGCAGGGTATGGATTTGTTTCTTTCCTCACAAAAGAGGATGCAGAGGCTGCAATTTCTGCTTTGGATGGGAAG GAATTAATGGAGCGACCACTTCGTCTTAAGTTGAGTGAAAAGAAAGTCAAAGCAGCTCCAACTGAAAGGGATGAAGACCAAGCTCCTGAATTGGATCAAGAGAAGCTCAAAGAAGCTGAAACTGAAAAGGAGGAAATCCATGATTCTGATGCTCAGCTGGAACAATCATAA
- the LOC107642326 gene encoding 31 kDa ribonucleoprotein, chloroplastic isoform X2, which translates to MASGEEALAVVHKFNSHQISGREIRIELAKRFKKPPPPPPPSPSPPASETRHVVYVANLAWKVRSPVLRQFFTDNFKTPVSSRVVFDSPAGRSAGYGFVSFLTKEDAEAAISALDGKELMERPLRLKLSEKKVKAAPTERDEDQAPELDQEKLKEAETEKEEIHDSDAQLEQS; encoded by the exons ATGGCTTCAGGGGAAGAGGCTCTTGCTGTCGTTCACAAGTTCAATTCTCAT CAAATATCAGGAAGGGAAATAAGGATAGAgcttgccaagagattcaagaagcCGCCGCCTCCTCCTCCACCGTCTCCGAGTCCCCCTGCCAGCGAGACACGTCACGTGGTATATGTAGCCAACCTTGCATGGAAAGTAAGATCACCCGTTCTCAGACAATTCTTCACTGATAATTTCAAAACCCCAGTTTCGTCCAGGGTTGTCTTTGACAGCCCTGCCGGAAGATCTGCAGGGTATGGATTTGTTTCTTTCCTCACAAAAGAGGATGCAGAGGCTGCAATTTCTGCTTTGGATGGGAAG GAATTAATGGAGCGACCACTTCGTCTTAAGTTGAGTGAAAAGAAAGTCAAAGCAGCTCCAACTGAAAGGGATGAAGACCAAGCTCCTGAATTGGATCAAGAGAAGCTCAAAGAAGCTGAAACTGAAAAGGAGGAAATCCATGATTCTGATGCTCAGCTGGAACAATCATAA